One genomic region from Terriglobus aquaticus encodes:
- a CDS encoding TonB-dependent receptor has protein sequence MTRYTRLSHHAVLTTAAIVLSLAPAAAAQSYYGTLKGLVKDPSGAAVPNAEVLMIDEATKVERKTTTTGAGEYVFNAVDPGTFTIRVMQQGFNKYENVHVVVQTQQTVAIDIPLTLGSSNTVVEVTSAEPVIDTATAQNGQVFDTQKLVDLPNLGRNPFLLTKLNNNVTTTGDPRFNRFQDQSGSSAISIAGGPVNMNNYLIDGVPVTDFSNRAVIIPSVESVQEMKTQANTYDAEAGRTGGGVFNTLLKSGTNTLHGNLYGSTRQTNWSANTWLNNHNNVGRPTITQYSYEGSIGGPIWKDRAWFIATEEGYRQRSPLGGNYFLPSANERAGNFAGSGITIYDPLTTDPVTGNRQPFAGNFIPQNRINPVGARILSGLPNCAAGCNNNVTYGAVNFQPTDLLGDRADEFISKVDVQITHWWLANASYLHYGSKEPGGNPLGSFAGDGNASYLLYRKVDDFNQNNVITLNPTTILTVSYGQNRFPNNTLDLTTNYDQAANLGFPTAYANALQKKAFPAITMQTAASFGTNNSGPAVFYSRNAVASVAKSLGRHSLKAGYNFRTISVDFTNVSTGNGNYTFQNTFTSQNANPAKGSRVGGADLADLLLGVPTSGSVQVVTPLALNVKYNAVYFQDDIRVNDRLTVNAGLRYELEPGIHERNNHYAVGFDTGVTNPISNTSGVPTKGAIEFAGQNGYKDHCCDNGVLKFGPRAGFAYAVNPKMVVRGGYGVFYAPIYYSTSASLAPGYAQTNTYVASNDSNNTPANSLSNPFPNGLAQPSGNSAGLAQGIGTSLTTIDQNRRNPIIQQYSFDIQQELGSGVSFEMGYVGAHGRNLLPSNGGTYNIDQVNPSAIPYGQGACPANPTNLSPAAFLTARSANPYAGKGGTGVIGAATISNAQLCRPFPQFSSVSLQPSVSKSNYNSLILNARKRYSKGFSLTVGYTWSKNMDSQFTQSSNLNVGAASGPQNVYNINGPGGEYSLAINDIPHRFTFGGSWDLPFGKGRAYLNTSKWMDLLIGGYQANMTFVAQDGGPVPLQLNTNQNSSALGTSVQRPNLLAGVPLCTGGSVQGRLTSYFNPAAFSPTQPGVGEFGNAPRTDGACRAPGMRNADASVFKEFQFERVHFRFQAEALNVFNTPLFALNSNGLKYGNSQFGTVNTSAINFPRLISLGGRISF, from the coding sequence TTGACCCGATACACCCGCTTGTCGCATCACGCCGTGCTCACCACCGCCGCCATCGTCCTCTCCCTCGCACCCGCCGCAGCAGCGCAGTCCTACTACGGCACGCTCAAAGGCCTGGTGAAAGATCCCTCCGGCGCAGCCGTTCCCAACGCGGAAGTGCTCATGATCGACGAGGCCACCAAGGTGGAGCGCAAGACCACCACCACCGGCGCAGGCGAGTACGTCTTCAACGCGGTCGACCCCGGCACCTTCACGATCCGTGTCATGCAGCAGGGCTTCAACAAGTACGAAAACGTCCACGTTGTCGTGCAGACCCAGCAGACCGTCGCCATCGACATTCCGCTCACGCTGGGCAGCTCCAACACCGTCGTCGAAGTCACCAGCGCCGAGCCCGTCATCGACACCGCCACCGCGCAGAACGGCCAGGTCTTCGACACGCAGAAACTCGTCGACCTGCCCAACCTCGGCCGCAACCCCTTCCTGCTCACCAAGCTCAACAACAACGTGACCACCACCGGCGATCCGCGCTTCAACCGCTTCCAGGATCAGTCCGGCTCGTCCGCCATCTCCATCGCTGGCGGCCCGGTCAACATGAACAACTACCTCATCGACGGCGTGCCCGTCACCGACTTCTCCAACCGCGCCGTCATCATTCCCTCCGTTGAATCCGTGCAGGAAATGAAGACCCAGGCGAACACCTACGACGCCGAGGCGGGCCGCACCGGCGGAGGCGTATTCAACACCCTGCTCAAGAGCGGCACCAACACCCTCCACGGCAACCTGTACGGCTCCACCCGCCAGACCAACTGGTCCGCCAACACCTGGCTCAACAATCACAACAACGTCGGCCGTCCCACCATCACTCAGTACAGCTACGAGGGCTCCATCGGCGGCCCCATCTGGAAAGACCGCGCCTGGTTCATCGCAACGGAAGAAGGGTATCGCCAGCGCTCGCCTCTCGGCGGCAACTACTTCCTTCCTTCGGCCAACGAACGCGCGGGTAACTTCGCCGGCTCCGGCATCACCATCTACGACCCGCTGACCACCGATCCCGTCACCGGCAACCGCCAGCCCTTTGCCGGCAATTTCATCCCGCAGAACCGCATCAATCCCGTGGGCGCCCGCATCCTCTCCGGCCTGCCAAACTGTGCCGCTGGCTGTAACAACAACGTCACCTACGGCGCTGTGAACTTCCAGCCCACTGACCTGCTCGGCGATCGCGCCGACGAGTTCATCAGCAAGGTCGACGTTCAGATCACGCACTGGTGGCTCGCCAACGCCAGCTATCTGCACTACGGCTCCAAGGAGCCCGGCGGCAATCCTCTCGGCTCCTTCGCTGGCGACGGCAACGCGTCCTACCTGCTCTACCGCAAGGTCGACGACTTCAACCAGAACAACGTCATCACGCTCAATCCCACGACGATCCTCACTGTCAGCTACGGCCAGAATCGGTTCCCGAACAACACGCTGGACCTGACCACCAACTACGATCAGGCCGCCAATCTCGGCTTCCCGACTGCCTATGCGAACGCTCTGCAGAAGAAGGCCTTCCCGGCCATCACCATGCAGACCGCTGCATCGTTCGGCACCAACAACTCCGGCCCCGCGGTCTTCTACTCGCGCAACGCGGTCGCCTCGGTCGCCAAGAGCCTTGGCCGCCACTCGCTCAAGGCCGGCTATAACTTCCGCACCATCTCCGTCGACTTCACCAACGTCAGCACGGGCAACGGCAACTACACCTTCCAGAACACCTTCACCAGCCAGAACGCCAACCCGGCCAAGGGCTCGCGCGTGGGTGGTGCCGATCTCGCCGATCTTCTGCTCGGCGTTCCCACCAGCGGATCGGTCCAGGTCGTCACGCCACTCGCGCTCAATGTGAAATACAACGCCGTCTACTTCCAGGACGACATCCGCGTCAACGATCGCCTCACGGTCAACGCCGGCCTCCGCTACGAGCTCGAACCCGGCATCCACGAGCGCAACAACCACTACGCCGTCGGCTTCGACACGGGCGTGACCAACCCCATCTCCAACACCTCGGGCGTGCCCACCAAGGGTGCGATCGAGTTCGCCGGCCAGAACGGCTACAAGGACCACTGCTGCGACAACGGCGTGCTCAAGTTCGGTCCGCGCGCCGGCTTCGCCTACGCCGTCAATCCAAAGATGGTCGTGCGCGGCGGCTACGGTGTCTTTTACGCGCCCATCTACTACAGCACCAGCGCTTCGCTTGCTCCGGGCTACGCACAGACCAACACCTACGTCGCCTCGAACGACTCCAATAACACGCCCGCCAACTCGCTCAGCAACCCGTTCCCCAACGGCCTTGCTCAGCCCAGCGGCAACTCCGCCGGCCTTGCGCAGGGCATCGGCACCAGCCTGACCACCATCGACCAGAACCGCCGCAACCCCATCATCCAGCAGTACTCGTTCGACATTCAGCAGGAGCTTGGTTCCGGCGTGTCGTTTGAGATGGGCTACGTCGGCGCGCACGGCCGCAACCTCCTGCCCTCCAACGGCGGCACCTACAACATCGACCAGGTCAACCCCTCAGCCATTCCGTACGGCCAGGGCGCCTGCCCCGCGAACCCAACCAACCTCTCACCCGCGGCCTTCCTCACCGCACGCAGTGCCAACCCCTACGCGGGCAAGGGCGGCACGGGTGTCATCGGCGCCGCGACCATCTCCAACGCGCAGCTTTGCCGTCCCTTCCCGCAGTTCAGCTCCGTCAGCCTCCAGCCGAGCGTCTCCAAATCCAACTACAACTCGCTCATCCTGAACGCACGCAAGCGCTACAGCAAAGGCTTCTCGCTCACCGTCGGCTACACCTGGTCCAAGAACATGGACAGCCAGTTCACCCAGAGCAGCAACCTGAACGTCGGCGCAGCCAGCGGTCCGCAGAACGTCTACAACATCAACGGCCCCGGCGGCGAGTACTCGCTCGCCATCAACGACATCCCGCACCGCTTCACCTTCGGCGGATCGTGGGATCTGCCCTTCGGCAAGGGCCGCGCGTACCTCAACACCAGCAAGTGGATGGACCTGCTGATCGGCGGCTACCAGGCCAACATGACCTTTGTCGCGCAGGACGGTGGCCCCGTGCCACTGCAGTTGAACACCAACCAGAACTCCAGCGCGCTGGGTACCTCCGTGCAGCGTCCCAACCTGCTCGCCGGCGTCCCGCTCTGCACCGGCGGATCGGTCCAGGGCCGGCTCACCTCCTACTTCAACCCCGCCGCTTTTTCCCCCACCCAGCCCGGCGTGGGTGAGTTCGGCAACGCTCCGCGCACCGATGGCGCCTGCCGCGCCCCCGGCATGCGCAACGCCGACGCCTCCGTCTTCAAGGAGTTCCAGTTTGAGCGCGTTCACTTCCGCTTTCAGGCCGAAGCCTTGAACGTCTTCAACACGCCACTCTTTGCCCTCAACTCCAACGGCCTGAAGTACGGCAATTCGCAGTTCGGAACCGTCAACACCAGCGCCATCAACTTTCCGCGGCTCATCTCCCTGGGCGGCAGAATCTCCTTCTAG
- the yiaK gene encoding 3-dehydro-L-gulonate 2-dehydrogenase: protein MARVTFAELKQTILQAFLNAGMSPEDAETCAQIHTETTADGVTSHGINRVPRFVDFIAKGYISLGARPQPVKQLGALEVWDGQRAPGILNALFATDRAMHVAAEQGIALIGLRNTNHWMRGGTYGWRAANSGFVLIAWTNTESCMPAWGGKDPRLGNNPFIMAAPRQGGPVVLDMAMSQYSYGKLQVTRLKGERLPYPGGFDSEGHLTDEPGPIEQSQRILPMGMWKGSGFAILLDLLAAILSEGLPTNGIDALRSGSCVGCSQVFLAVDPRKLGGAAAAQGVADSVVDYVHASIPNEENRPVDYPGEGAVRRRERSMRDGMDVDDSVWAEVQALASHRQAHDPAPQKDDE from the coding sequence TTGGCCCGCGTCACCTTTGCTGAACTCAAGCAGACCATCCTCCAGGCTTTCCTCAACGCCGGCATGTCGCCCGAGGACGCCGAAACCTGCGCGCAGATACACACCGAGACCACGGCCGACGGCGTCACCTCCCACGGCATCAACCGCGTCCCGCGCTTCGTCGACTTCATCGCCAAGGGCTACATCTCTCTCGGCGCCAGGCCACAGCCAGTCAAACAACTCGGCGCGCTCGAGGTCTGGGACGGCCAGCGCGCCCCCGGCATTCTCAACGCGCTCTTCGCCACCGACCGCGCCATGCACGTCGCCGCGGAGCAGGGAATCGCGCTCATCGGCCTGCGCAATACCAATCACTGGATGCGCGGCGGCACTTACGGCTGGCGCGCCGCCAACAGCGGCTTCGTCCTCATCGCCTGGACCAACACAGAAAGCTGCATGCCCGCGTGGGGCGGCAAGGACCCACGCCTCGGCAACAACCCTTTCATCATGGCCGCTCCACGCCAGGGCGGCCCAGTCGTTCTCGACATGGCCATGTCGCAGTACAGCTACGGCAAGCTGCAGGTCACGCGGCTCAAGGGCGAGCGCCTGCCCTACCCAGGCGGCTTCGACTCCGAAGGCCACCTCACCGACGAGCCTGGCCCCATCGAGCAGTCGCAGCGCATCCTGCCCATGGGCATGTGGAAGGGCTCCGGCTTCGCCATCCTGCTCGATCTGCTCGCCGCAATCCTCTCCGAGGGCCTGCCCACCAACGGCATCGACGCTCTCCGTTCCGGCAGTTGCGTCGGCTGCTCCCAGGTTTTCCTCGCTGTCGACCCGCGCAAGCTCGGTGGCGCGGCGGCAGCACAGGGCGTTGCAGACAGCGTCGTCGACTACGTGCACGCCTCCATTCCCAACGAAGAAAACCGCCCCGTCGACTACCCCGGCGAGGGTGCCGTCCGCCGCCGGGAGCGCAGTATGCGCGACGGCATGGACGTGGACGATTCCGTCTGGGCCGAGGTGCAGGCGCTCGCGAGCCATCGGCAGGCTCACGACCCGGCTCCCCAAAAAGACGACGAGTAA
- a CDS encoding Uma2 family endonuclease — MSSAPVMSSPEVEAILSRPAHLLYPEERYVAVEEYLTSSYRPDMDYVDGHLEVRNLGEYEHGQLQLVLLSIFNEHAKEWSIRVAPETRLQVTADRFRIPDVMVLSRTEEKPKRIVRTPPLLCIEILSPEDTFLRIQKRTADYLEMGVPHAWIFDPNDLGRVFVYENGQGRWVADRVLQIAGTEIRINLDEVAERLED, encoded by the coding sequence ATGAGCAGTGCACCTGTGATGTCCAGTCCGGAGGTCGAGGCCATCCTGAGCAGGCCAGCGCACCTGCTGTATCCGGAGGAGCGGTATGTTGCCGTGGAAGAGTACCTGACTTCTTCCTATCGACCGGACATGGATTATGTCGACGGGCATCTAGAGGTGCGGAATTTGGGTGAGTACGAACACGGGCAGCTACAACTGGTGTTGCTGAGCATCTTCAACGAACACGCGAAGGAGTGGTCGATTCGGGTCGCTCCAGAGACGCGTCTGCAAGTGACAGCCGATCGATTCCGCATTCCCGATGTGATGGTCCTGTCGCGCACCGAGGAGAAGCCGAAACGTATCGTGCGTACGCCGCCACTGCTTTGCATTGAGATCCTGTCTCCCGAAGACACCTTTCTGCGTATCCAGAAGCGTACTGCGGACTACCTGGAGATGGGCGTTCCGCATGCCTGGATTTTCGATCCCAATGATTTGGGACGGGTGTTCGTGTACGAAAACGGTCAGGGCCGATGGGTGGCGGACCGCGTTCTGCAGATCGCGGGAACAGAGATTCGGATCAACCTGGATGAAGTGGCCGAACGTCTTGAGGACTAA
- a CDS encoding HesB/IscA family protein: MATAVAPTPEVVGGPEVVTAPASTQPVNLTSAAIAKVKEIMATQDPLPAGLRIGVVGGGCSGFQYSMSFENAQGMMDKVVRFEDLKVFVDATSAMYLNGCTVDYVETLEAAGFKFENPQVKSTCGCGSSFSV, from the coding sequence ATGGCTACTGCCGTTGCACCCACCCCTGAAGTCGTAGGCGGACCCGAGGTCGTCACCGCTCCTGCATCCACGCAGCCGGTAAACCTCACCTCTGCCGCGATCGCAAAGGTCAAGGAAATCATGGCGACCCAGGACCCGCTTCCCGCCGGTCTGCGCATCGGCGTCGTCGGCGGCGGCTGCTCCGGCTTCCAGTACTCCATGAGCTTCGAAAACGCCCAGGGCATGATGGACAAGGTAGTCCGCTTCGAAGATCTCAAGGTCTTCGTCGACGCCACCAGCGCCATGTACCTGAACGGCTGCACCGTCGACTACGTCGAAACCCTCGAAGCCGCCGGCTTCAAGTTCGAGAACCCCCAGGTCAAGAGCACCTGCGGCTGCGGCTCATCGTTCTCGGTCTAA
- a CDS encoding Rid family hydrolase — MKKFALAAVALLGTALSAHAQVTVKHIQPNEKSPIANGVWAGDTFYLSGQLANPVTPADAAKGTPADYGDTKAQTYSIFTKIQAALREQGLDMKDVVKMTVFLVADPKTGKLDFPALQSSYTQFFGTKDQPNKPARSAVQVAALVSPTALAEIEVIAVRSK, encoded by the coding sequence ATGAAGAAGTTCGCACTCGCAGCCGTGGCGCTGCTCGGCACCGCGCTCTCCGCACATGCGCAGGTCACGGTCAAGCACATTCAGCCCAATGAGAAGAGCCCCATCGCCAACGGCGTCTGGGCCGGCGACACCTTCTATCTCAGCGGGCAGCTCGCCAACCCGGTCACACCTGCCGACGCCGCCAAGGGCACGCCCGCCGACTACGGCGACACCAAGGCGCAGACCTACAGCATCTTCACCAAGATCCAGGCCGCCCTTCGCGAGCAGGGTCTCGACATGAAAGACGTCGTCAAGATGACCGTCTTCCTCGTCGCCGATCCCAAGACCGGCAAGCTCGATTTCCCCGCGCTGCAGTCCAGCTACACGCAGTTCTTCGGCACCAAGGACCAGCCCAACAAGCCCGCGCGCTCCGCCGTCCAGGTGGCCGCGCTGGTCTCTCCTACAGCCCTTGCAGAAATCGAGGTTATCGCCGTCCGCTCCAAGTAA
- the pyrH gene encoding UMP kinase, which produces MYKRVLLKISGEALAAGRGFGIDAIFASRVASEIAELCNSGCQVGVVVGGGNFFRGVAEQAIHMDRVAADHMGMLSTVINAIALQDAIEKLGINCRVMSAIEMHEIAEPYIRRRAIRHLEKGRVVIFGAGTGNPYFSTDTAAALRAMEIRADVLLKATSVDGIYTADPKKDPDATMFDTITYMDIIQRGLRVMDTSAVSLCNENRMPMVIFSMREQGNIVRVVSGERLGTLVVSKLPEATVNGNIALSQAVPEGTVASGN; this is translated from the coding sequence ATGTACAAACGTGTCCTTCTCAAAATCTCCGGGGAAGCGTTGGCCGCGGGTCGCGGCTTCGGCATCGACGCCATCTTCGCCAGCCGCGTCGCGTCTGAAATTGCGGAACTCTGCAACAGCGGCTGCCAGGTCGGCGTCGTCGTCGGCGGCGGCAACTTCTTCCGCGGCGTCGCAGAGCAGGCCATCCACATGGATCGTGTCGCCGCCGATCACATGGGCATGCTGTCCACCGTGATCAACGCCATCGCCCTGCAGGACGCGATCGAAAAGCTCGGCATCAACTGCCGCGTCATGTCCGCCATCGAGATGCACGAGATCGCCGAGCCCTACATCCGCCGCCGCGCTATCCGCCACCTCGAAAAAGGCCGCGTCGTCATCTTCGGCGCGGGCACCGGCAATCCCTATTTCTCCACCGACACCGCCGCGGCCCTGCGCGCCATGGAGATCCGCGCCGATGTCCTGCTCAAGGCCACGTCCGTCGACGGCATCTACACCGCCGATCCCAAGAAGGATCCCGACGCGACCATGTTCGACACCATTACCTACATGGACATCATCCAGCGCGGCCTACGCGTCATGGATACCAGCGCCGTCAGCCTCTGCAATGAGAACCGCATGCCCATGGTGATCTTCTCCATGCGCGAGCAGGGCAACATTGTGCGCGTCGTCAGCGGAGAGCGCCTCGGCACTCTCGTCGTCAGCAAGCTGCCCGAAGCCACCGTCAACGGCAACATCGCCCTGAGCCAGGCAGTACCGGAGGGCACGGTTGCCAGTGGCAACTAG
- a CDS encoding flavin monoamine oxidase family protein, whose amino-acid sequence MSMTRRNFLMRVGQAGGYSAAFATMQSLGLMPMKATLAEPIAAAAGSGKGVRLVIAGAGIGGLVAAYEAKKLGYDVTLLEARHRPGGRNFSARKGVDVEFVGGEKQTCTWDAPNYQNMGPGRLPSVHGTMLGYCRELNVPLEVEINTSRSTFLQNDNANGGKPVVQRKAVNDTRGHVSELLAKSISNGALDQELTKEDRERMLTFLKVYGPLDKNSKYIGSDRAGYKTPAGAGPVVGVIDDPMDMHTLLDENFWTGVLYEETWDWQATMMQPVGGMDRIPYAFDKALGKTIVYNAPVTEIKKTTNGVDISYKQGSGTKTVHADYFICAMPLTILKSIPNDLSPAYKTAVDGSTYAGAYKIAWQSRRFWEQDYNIYGGLSFMNPGPTTIVWYPSANLMAPNGILVTGYEEENNWGFSKLSTQEKFEKARTQLERIHPGHGKELTQPMFCGWRRVKWNEGSWIRGYGGGPSGYDTITQPDGPIYFAGDHTSHIVGWQEGAALSARRAVNMISERVRSARLTGAHTAVTA is encoded by the coding sequence ATGTCGATGACCCGTCGCAATTTCCTGATGCGTGTTGGACAGGCCGGAGGATACTCCGCCGCCTTCGCCACCATGCAGTCTCTTGGACTCATGCCCATGAAGGCGACGCTCGCCGAACCGATCGCCGCAGCAGCGGGCTCCGGCAAGGGCGTACGGCTGGTGATCGCCGGCGCTGGCATTGGCGGCCTGGTCGCCGCGTACGAGGCAAAGAAGCTCGGCTATGACGTTACCCTGCTCGAAGCCCGCCACCGTCCCGGCGGCCGCAACTTCTCCGCGCGTAAGGGCGTCGACGTCGAGTTCGTCGGCGGCGAAAAGCAGACCTGTACCTGGGACGCCCCGAACTACCAGAACATGGGACCTGGGCGTCTCCCATCCGTACACGGCACCATGCTCGGCTACTGCCGCGAACTGAACGTCCCGCTCGAAGTCGAGATCAACACCAGCCGCTCCACCTTCCTGCAGAACGACAATGCCAACGGCGGCAAGCCCGTCGTGCAGCGCAAAGCGGTGAACGATACCCGCGGCCACGTCTCCGAACTCCTCGCAAAATCCATCAGCAACGGCGCGCTCGACCAGGAGCTGACCAAGGAAGATCGCGAGCGCATGCTCACCTTCCTCAAGGTCTACGGCCCCCTCGACAAAAACAGCAAGTACATCGGCAGCGACCGCGCCGGCTACAAGACGCCCGCCGGTGCCGGCCCCGTCGTCGGCGTCATCGACGACCCCATGGACATGCACACGCTGCTCGACGAAAACTTCTGGACCGGCGTGCTCTACGAAGAGACGTGGGACTGGCAGGCGACCATGATGCAGCCCGTCGGCGGCATGGACCGCATCCCCTACGCCTTCGACAAAGCGCTTGGCAAGACCATCGTCTACAACGCTCCCGTCACCGAGATCAAGAAGACCACCAACGGTGTCGACATCAGCTACAAGCAGGGCAGCGGCACCAAGACCGTGCATGCGGACTACTTCATCTGCGCCATGCCGCTCACCATCCTGAAGTCGATCCCGAACGATCTCTCCCCCGCGTACAAGACCGCGGTCGACGGCTCCACCTACGCCGGTGCGTACAAGATTGCCTGGCAGTCGCGCCGGTTCTGGGAGCAGGACTACAACATCTACGGCGGCCTCTCCTTCATGAACCCCGGCCCGACCACCATCGTCTGGTACCCGTCCGCGAACCTCATGGCGCCCAACGGCATCCTCGTGACCGGGTACGAAGAAGAGAACAACTGGGGCTTCAGCAAGCTCTCCACGCAGGAGAAGTTTGAGAAGGCGCGCACACAGCTTGAGCGCATCCACCCCGGCCACGGCAAGGAACTCACTCAGCCCATGTTCTGCGGCTGGCGTCGCGTGAAGTGGAACGAGGGCTCGTGGATCCGCGGTTACGGTGGTGGCCCCAGCGGCTACGACACCATCACGCAGCCCGACGGCCCCATCTACTTCGCCGGCGATCACACCAGCCACATCGTCGGCTGGCAGGAGGGTGCCGCTCTCAGCGCACGCCGCGCCGTCAACATGATTTCCGAGCGCGTCCGCTCGGCACGCCTCACCGGTGCACACACAGCAGTCACCGCATAA
- a CDS encoding type II secretion system F family protein — protein MTDYVVKLADERGRVQEQTHPAATAEELRARFSQAGYLVYSVKPRNAIAGGRRKKVKLQSFLVFNQQFVTLIRAGLPIPSSLELLARRQKDENFKAQLENVAARIKTGESLSGAFDAQGGFPLIFTTTLLAGERSGNLEEVLQRYTDFQRIALSTRKKLSSALVYPSLLICLVIGLLIFLLTFVVPRFAQLYDQLDAKLPAITTFMLAVGHFAQTYGVYAAVGLIIGGLLFYRWSRTDAGAVFVDKLRLSIPTLGNIWLRYQVALFSRTLSTLLTGGLPPVPALETAARSISSRQVSGAVFASVTQVREGQGLARSLEGTRVFPELAIEMIEVGESTGALPTMLNSVAGFFEEDVETSLSAVLSLIEPTLLVGMGILVAFILLALYLPILQLGANSISR, from the coding sequence ATGACCGACTACGTCGTAAAACTCGCCGACGAGCGCGGCCGCGTGCAGGAGCAGACGCACCCCGCCGCCACCGCCGAAGAGCTGCGCGCGCGCTTCAGCCAGGCCGGCTACCTGGTCTACTCCGTCAAGCCGCGCAACGCCATCGCCGGCGGTCGCCGCAAAAAGGTCAAGCTGCAAAGCTTTCTCGTCTTCAACCAGCAGTTCGTCACGCTCATTCGCGCCGGCCTGCCCATCCCCAGCTCGCTGGAACTGCTCGCCCGTCGCCAGAAGGACGAGAACTTCAAGGCTCAACTCGAAAACGTCGCGGCCCGCATCAAGACCGGCGAATCGCTCTCCGGCGCCTTTGACGCGCAGGGCGGCTTCCCGCTCATCTTCACCACTACGCTGCTCGCAGGCGAACGCTCCGGCAACCTCGAAGAGGTCCTGCAGCGCTACACCGACTTCCAGCGCATTGCGCTCAGCACGCGTAAAAAGCTGTCCAGCGCCCTCGTCTATCCGTCGCTGCTCATCTGCCTCGTCATCGGCCTGCTCATCTTTCTGCTCACGTTCGTCGTGCCTCGCTTCGCCCAGCTCTACGACCAGCTCGACGCCAAGCTCCCGGCAATCACCACATTCATGCTCGCGGTCGGCCATTTCGCGCAAACCTACGGCGTGTATGCCGCGGTCGGCCTCATCATCGGCGGCCTGCTCTTCTACCGCTGGTCGCGCACCGACGCCGGCGCCGTCTTCGTCGACAAGCTTCGCCTCAGCATTCCCACGCTCGGCAACATCTGGTTGCGCTACCAAGTGGCGCTCTTCTCGCGCACGCTCTCCACGCTGCTCACCGGCGGCCTTCCACCCGTCCCGGCGCTCGAAACTGCCGCGCGCTCCATCTCCTCGCGGCAGGTATCCGGAGCCGTCTTCGCCTCCGTCACCCAGGTCCGCGAAGGCCAGGGCCTCGCCCGCTCGCTCGAAGGCACGCGCGTCTTCCCGGAACTCGCCATCGAAATGATCGAAGTCGGCGAATCCACCGGCGCGCTACCCACCATGCTCAACTCCGTCGCGGGCTTCTTCGAGGAAGACGTCGAGACCTCCCTCAGCGCTGTCCTCAGCCTCATCGAGCCAACGCTGCTCGTCGGCATGGGCATCCTGGTCGCCTTCATCCTGCTCGCGCTCTACCTGCCCATCCTGCAACTCGGCGCCAACTCCATCAGCCGCTAG
- a CDS encoding acyltransferase family protein, translating to MATSKANKHLLPHMLAPDRKPPLPGLTGIRTFLAVGILFFHYTPPHATYIRPMIEAGFTYIGCFLLISGFVLSYNYAHRADTIKVGRFYAARGSRLYPVYLLSLLVSLGMLHAEWLARPHGEFWTGVVLTPLLLQGWSPTLATFWNTVAWTLSTEAMLYLAFPFINRAKWWPKDAQKLLILFFTFWCCELVLPITYMALNPDHLTNIDRYSSAYWLRLYKYTPLAYVPIFMAGVTLGRLNNARALQDRTKLWMTIGAGIFIVLCFYLAVPHLPYVLLHGGLLTPVFATLIVGLTGVHWISRAFGWGPMGIFGRASFCLYLLHFNLWNVLHDHHAAEHLHLQAFDPWIYYALILLAAYVAYRWVEHPVQSYLLTNFVYKTPKPPVPESPAQTPLG from the coding sequence GTGGCAACTAGCAAGGCGAACAAGCACCTGCTGCCGCACATGCTGGCCCCGGACCGCAAGCCACCACTTCCGGGCCTCACCGGCATTCGCACCTTTCTCGCGGTGGGCATCCTCTTCTTTCACTACACCCCGCCGCACGCCACCTACATCCGGCCCATGATCGAGGCCGGATTCACCTACATCGGCTGCTTCCTTCTCATCAGCGGCTTCGTGCTCAGCTACAACTACGCGCACCGGGCTGACACGATCAAGGTCGGCCGCTTCTACGCCGCTCGCGGCTCGCGCCTCTATCCCGTCTACCTTTTATCGCTTCTCGTTTCGCTGGGCATGTTGCATGCCGAGTGGCTGGCGCGCCCGCACGGCGAGTTCTGGACAGGCGTTGTCCTCACGCCGCTGCTGCTGCAGGGCTGGAGCCCAACGCTCGCCACCTTTTGGAACACCGTGGCCTGGACGCTCTCTACGGAAGCGATGCTCTATCTCGCCTTTCCGTTCATCAATCGCGCAAAGTGGTGGCCAAAGGACGCGCAGAAGCTGCTCATTCTTTTCTTCACGTTCTGGTGCTGCGAGTTGGTCCTGCCCATCACCTACATGGCGCTGAATCCGGACCACCTCACCAACATCGACCGCTACTCCTCCGCGTACTGGCTGCGGCTCTACAAATACACTCCGCTCGCCTACGTCCCCATCTTCATGGCGGGCGTCACGCTGGGCCGGCTGAACAATGCAAGAGCGCTGCAGGACCGCACCAAGCTCTGGATGACGATCGGCGCAGGCATCTTCATCGTGCTCTGCTTCTATCTCGCCGTTCCGCACCTGCCCTACGTCCTTCTGCACGGTGGCCTGCTCACACCGGTCTTCGCCACGCTCATCGTCGGTCTCACTGGTGTGCACTGGATCTCGCGTGCCTTCGGTTGGGGGCCCATGGGCATCTTCGGCCGGGCCAGCTTCTGCCTCTACCTTCTGCACTTCAACTTGTGGAATGTGCTGCACGACCACCATGCGGCAGAGCACCTGCACCTGCAGGCGTTCGACCCCTGGATCTACTACGCCCTGATCCTGCTGGCGGCCTACGTTGCGTATCGCTGGGTCGAACACCCGGTGCAGAGCTATCTCCTGACCAACTTCGTCTACAAGACTCCGAAACCGCCCGTGCCGGAGTCGCCCGCGCAAACGCCCCTCGGTTAG